In Aspergillus luchuensis IFO 4308 DNA, chromosome 1, nearly complete sequence, the following are encoded in one genomic region:
- a CDS encoding uncharacterized protein (CAZy:GH29;~COG:G;~EggNog:ENOG410PG9E;~InterPro:IPR017853,IPR016286,IPR000933;~PFAM:PF01120;~SECRETED:SignalP(1-18);~go_function: GO:0004560 - alpha-L-fucosidase activity [Evidence IEA];~go_process: GO:0005975 - carbohydrate metabolic process [Evidence IEA];~go_process: GO:0006004 - fucose metabolic process [Evidence IEA]): MKVVNRIALAWQLAVTAAAVSQSKFVSLDSYFNNKAFGVYPGQTSFDALNQSYPDPSIIGINGTYTSTHTGVVYNFPGYRGPVLPDNVVCEGQTIIVPREKYFSASMLVTSDVQLSTVSGNVTYTYSDNSTLVSELRSLPWWAFLTINRGEIIFPYRYTHNDTNFNTSHIFEYTAALNPNKTLHSITLPVTTNTTTGRLHIFSISLWESTAPSAQVQFVRPTQKWTESGNQIVEVTINNPGTSCIAGTGVNLSLSMAGVQTLEPGNIKRLCPGDQKRVNIGINGTANGTATVVLNYTHSIQHQTYPHTLSLGLTEWTSELSSLSQHESPEWFDDAKFGIMIHWGPYSVPGWGNSTPYESYAEWFWWYTTHRAADKSDTYDYRLRTFGPDWNYDDSFPSFTASNFSPKAWVDLIAASGAKYFVLTTKHHDGFALFDTKNTTNRSSLHYGPRRDLVSELFTASSLHHPFLKRGTYFSLPEWFNPDFGPYGFAELPGNTSTSWPGIIARNPYTGLNEPYTGRIPVTDFITDVMVPQMSILAHKYSTDIMWCDCGAANGTASFASEWFNSARADNRQVTINSRCGVAEVSDFDTPEYATFSSAQLRKWESNMGMDPYSYGFNRATGWQGYMNASTVVRDLVDMVSKNGNFLLDVGPRADGSIVEREERELRRAGEWIRGHGEAVFGTRIWWVRSEGVGVRVGSSHGAEMEVRFTQTNEAFYLLFLGEPGNKVFVDAPVPLLEGDRVVVVRGDGVEEREVEWEGSAAEGFTFTVPEGAWNGEEFCWVLKVVYVA, translated from the exons ATGAAGGTCGTCAACCGGATAGCTCTCGCATGGCAGTTAGCTGTcactgcagcagcagtatcGCAG TCAAAATTCGTCTCCCTCGATTCATACTTCAACAACAAGGCATTCGGCGTATATCCCGGTCAGACGTCCTTTGATGCATTGAATCAGTCCTATCCAGACCCTAGCATTATTGGCATCAACGGAACCTACACATCCACGCACACTGGTGTGGTCTACAATTTCCCGGGCTATCGCGGGCCCGTCCTCCCTGACAATGTCGTCTGTGAAGGCCAGACAATCATCGTGCCTCGCGAAAAGTACTTCTCAGCGTCAATGCTGGTGACCTCCGATGTCCAATTGTCCACCGTCTCCGGGAATGTGACATACACATATTCAGACAACTCGACACTTGTATCAGAACTGCGCAGTCTACCTTGGTGGGCATTCCTAACAATCAACCGTGGCGAGATCATCTTCCCCTACAGGTATACCCACAACGACACCAACTTCAACACCTCCCACATCTTCGAATACACTGCCGCACTGAATCCCAACAAGACTCTACATTCAATCACCCTTCcagtcaccaccaacacaacCACAGGCAGACTGCACATATTCTCCATATCTCTATGGGAATCCACAGCCCCATCAGCGCAAGTGCAATTCGTGCGTCCGACCCAAAAGTGGACAGAAAGCGGCAACCAGATAGTCGAAGtgaccatcaacaacccagGCACCAGCTGCATCGCAGGCACAGGAGTCAATCTATCATTATCCATGGCTGGAGTCCAAACACTGGAGCCCGGAAACATCAAGCGACTCTGCCCCGGCGACCAAAAACGCGTCAACATTGGCATCAATGGTACAGCCAACGGAACAGCAACCGTCGTCCTGAACTACACCCACTCCATCCAGCATCAAACCTACCCTcacaccctctccctcggCCTAACAGAATGGACCTCGGAGCTATCCAGCCTCTCGCAACACGAAAGCCCCGAATGGTTCGACGACGCCAAATTCGGCATCATGATCCACTGGGGTCCTTACTCCGTCCCCGGCTGGGGCAACTCGACACCCTATGAAAGCTACGCCGAGTGGTTCTG GTGGTACACCACGCACCGCGCCGCCGACAAATCCGACACCTACGACTACCGACTCCGCACCTTCGGCCCTGACTGGAACTACGACGACTCGttcccctccttcacggCCTCCAATTTCTCCCCCAAAGCCTGGGTGGACCTAATCGCGGCCTCCGGCGCCAAATACTTCGTACTAACAACAAAACACCACGACGGCTTCGCGCTCTTCGACACCAAAAACACCACGAACCGCTCCTCCCTCCACTACGGCCCCCGCCGAGACCTCGTGTCGGAACTCTTCACCGcatcctccctccaccaccccttcCTAAAACGCGGCACctacttctccctccccgaaTGGTTCAATCCAGACTTCGGGCCCTACGGGTTCGCCGAACTACCCGGTAACACCTCAACGAGCTGGCCGGGCATCATCGCGCGCAACCCCTACACGGGGCTCAACGAGCCCTACACGGGCCGCATCCCGGTCACCGACTTCATCACCGACGTAATGGTGCCCCAAATGAGCATCCTCGCACACAAGTACAGCACCGACATAATGTGGTGTGACTGCGGAGCCGCGAACGGCACCGCGTCATTCGCGAGCGAATGGTTCAATTCCGCGCGTGCAGATAACCGCCAGGTGACAATTAATTCGCGGTGCGGGGTTGCAGAGGTCTCGGACTTCGATACGCCCGAATATGCGACGTTTAGTTCGGCGCAGTTGCGCAAGTGGGAGAGTAATATGGGCATGGATCCGTATAGTTATGGATTTAATCGGGCGACCGGGTGGCAGGGGTATATGAATGCGAGTACGGTGGTGAGGGATTTGGTGGATATGGTGAGTAAGAATGGGAACTTTTTGTTGGATGTTGGGCCGCGTGCGGATGGGAGTATTgttgagagagaggagagggagttgAGGAGGGCTGGGGAGTGGATTCGGGGGCATGGGGAGGCGGTGTTTGGGACGAGGATTTGGTGGGTGAGGAGTGAGGGCGTGGGTGTGAGGGTTGGGAGTAGTCATGGGGCTGAAATGGAGGTGAGGTTTACGCAGACGAATGAGGCGTTTTATTTGTTGTTTCTTGGGGAGCCCGGGAACAAGGTGTTTGTGGATGCGCCGGTGCCGTTGTTGGAGGGGGAtagggttgtggtggtgcgtggtgatggggttgaggagagggaggttgagTGGGAGGGGAGTGCGGCGGAGGGGTTTACGTTCACGGTGCCTGAGGGAGCgtggaatggggaggagtttTGCTGGGTGTTGAAGGTCGTGTATGTTGCTTGA
- a CDS encoding Zn(II)2Cys6 transcription factor (COG:S;~EggNog:ENOG410PM6A;~InterPro:IPR036864,IPR021858,IPR001138;~PFAM:PF11951;~go_function: GO:0000981 - DNA-binding transcription factor activity, RNA polymerase II-specific [Evidence IEA];~go_function: GO:0008270 - zinc ion binding [Evidence IEA];~go_process: GO:0006355 - regulation of transcription, DNA-templated [Evidence IEA]) produces the protein MASAPNMSAETHRRSGCFQCKAVSLRCIGSVPRCTRCRTLDLTCEEFSFVEEPVEQGVSLGRRGTCSKQQRGILSLSNSKPTHRKMISLDAYSGRWVFLNLTTKNYLEDTGEVDYDSDEDTAMKDVSGEPDDALQLRSILSHPLSEYSHSESYLLQYFIQSIGPDCSLSSNDNPYINLLTPLAFCHPALRNAMVSVAANQLRLLGDARYANEAALYKNRAIQGLQQAVELRNIDDGIIGTILMLCFYDISDKCDSSWVQHLEAGLDLLNCLPLTASSSQGLRKFFQMYFIAHDIMRRTATPGMVNENGRYGWSEYDNLDEIDTIMGCSRRLMGIIDDISDLPSDGNTVNVMRNAGPADTYIIRAHRLSCDLINLTQTLPAHLQHREDIVRIAETKRLAAFLYLIERVSSTTYRRQFIPRTDKRTLVSKLIDLISSLPDSATLLWPLYILGQTAQDDQDHRRFVMDRLERIERTRNLGSVRRARTAMKDTFRIMDMRYSAQKRDGRFGNISLA, from the exons ATGGCATCTGCTCCGAACATGTCGGCTGAAACTCATCGTCGCTCTGGCTGCTTTCAGTGTAAAG CCGTTAGCCTGCGCTGCATTGGGAGTGTGCCTCGCTGCACTCGATGTAGGACACTGGATCTGACGTGTGAGGAGTTTTCCTTCGTGGAGGAACCCGTGGAACAAGGAGTTAGTCTAGGCCGTAGAG GAACGTGTTCAAAACAGCAAAGAGGTATCCTCAGCCTAAGCAATTCTAAGCCTACCCATCGAAAGATGATATCGCTAGATGCGTACAGTGGGCGGTGGGTATTCCTCAATCTCACCACGAAGAATTATCTCGAGGACACGGGTGAGGTAGACTATGATTCCGACGAAGACACAGCCATGAAGGATGTTTCTGGTGAACCAGATGATGCGCTTCAACTACGGTCCATTCTAAGCCATCCGCTGTCGGAATACTCCCACTCTGAAAGCTATCTTCTCCAGTACTTTATCCAGAGCATTGGGCCGGATTGTTCTCTCAGCAGCAATGACAACCCATACATCAACTTGCTGACACCACTTGCTTTCTGCCATCCCGCTCTCCGGAACGCTATGGTGTCTGTGGCAGCTAATCAGCTTCGCTTGCTTGGTGATGCACGATATGCCAATGAGGCGGCATTATACAAGAATAGAGCGATACAGGGATTGCAGCAGGCAGTCGAGCTTCGAAATATAGATGATGGCATCATAGGCACTATCTTGATGCTCTGCTTCTATGAT ATTTCGGATAAGTGCGATTCATCCTGGGTGCAACACCTCGAAGCAGGTCTGGACCTTCTAAACTGCTTGCCTTTGACTGCCTCCTCAAGCCAGGGATTGCGCAAGTTTTTCCAAATGTATTTCATCGCCCACGATATCATGCGTCGAACGGCAACGCCAGGAATGGTTAATGAAAATGGGCGATATGGTTGGTCAGAATACGATAATCTTGACGAG ATCGATACAATAATGGGTTGCTCACGACGACTCATGGGCATCATCGATGATATTTCTGATCTTCCTTCTGACGGCAATACGGTAAAT GTTATGAGAAACGCCGGACCTGCCGATACCTACATAATAAGAGCACATCGCCTTAGTTGCGACCTAATCAATCTCACCCAGACCCTCCCGGCCCACCTCCAACACAGAGAAGATATAGTTCGGATCGCCGAAACGAAGCGTCTAGCAGCATTCCTGTACCTAATCGAGCGGGTGAGCTCCACTACCTATCGCAGGCAATTTATCCCAAGAACGGATAAACGGACGCTAGTGAGCAAATTGATAGATCTCATCTCGAGCCTTCCTGATTCCGCGACCTTACTATGGCCATTATATATTCTCGGACAGACCGCACAGGATGATCAGGATCATCGCCGGTTTGTTATGGATCGACTAGAGCGGATAGAACGGACACGGAACCTAGGGAGTGTGCGACGAGCGAGGACAGCGATGAAAGATACGTTTCGGATCATGGACATGCGATACTCGGCTCAGAAGAGGGACGGGAGGTTTGGTAATATTAGTCTGGCTTGA
- a CDS encoding uncharacterized protein (COG:S;~EggNog:ENOG410PMK6), translating to MPPATAPHPDQRGIEPHPDLPHNTAHEVDYTPHPENSMPLPPSRQSIQDHIIALYCGSASAEDMSVYAEQAVYDDPFSYCDTRYKIAGQWYGIPKLFSKSENLGTEVVSNTDDEMVWKQRQRYTFRGIGASRTEDSLVSLRLQDGEDGERVVYHKDMWSEKDYDHQGFGALMKKVNGDKLTGITRPPEEL from the exons ATGCCCCCCGCCACCGCCCCTCACCCCGATCAACGCGGCATCGAACCGCACCCCGACCTCCCTCACAACACGGCCCACGAAGTCGACTACACCCCCCACCCAGAGAACTCCATGCCCCTGCCCCCATCCCGGCAATCCATCCAAGACCACATCATAGCCCTATATTGCGGCAGTGCCTCCGCCGAAGACATGAGCGTCTACGCAGAGCAAGCCGTCTACGACGATCCATTCAGTTACTGTGATACGCG GTACAAAATCGCCGGCCAATGGTACGGCATCCCGAAGCTATTCAGCAAGAGTGAGAATCTAGGGACGGAGGTGGTGTCGAATACGGACGATGAGATGGTCTGGAAGCAGAGACAGAGGTATACATTCCGCGGGATTGGAGCGTCCCGGACGGAGGATAGTTTGGTGAGTTTGAGGTtgcaggatggggaggatggggagagggtcGTTTATCATAAGGATATGTGGAGTGAGAAGGATTATGATCATCAGGGGTTTGGggcgttgatgaagaaggttaATGG gGATAAGTTGACGGGGATTACGAGGCCGCCGGAGGAGCTTTAG
- a CDS encoding uncharacterized protein (COG:E;~EggNog:ENOG410PGSZ;~InterPro:IPR002821,IPR008040,IPR003692;~PFAM:PF01968,PF05378,PF02538;~go_function: GO:0003824 - catalytic activity [Evidence IEA];~go_function: GO:0016787 - hydrolase activity [Evidence IEA]) has protein sequence MNISLGKVKIAIDRGGTFTDVWAGLPGRSDIVFKLLSVDPANYDDAPTEGIRRVLSTYYGKEIPRSHPLPKADLEFIRMGTTVATNALLERKGTRHAFLVTKGFRDLLNIGYQSRPRLFDLDIVKPAVLYDEVHEIDARVTIEGFDEDVDGLFNATEEIPGVLVRGTSGDMVRILKPIDEEHVRQVLRELRGKGFDTLAVCFTHSHIFPDHEVRVHQLAIEEGFNHVSLSSAVAANMIKMVPRGSSASADAYVTPEIRRYLAGFMKGFEGGNLDGVRCEFMQSDGGLVSHHQFSGIRGLLSGPAGGVVGYAQTTYDEISKIPVVGFDMGGTSTDVSRYGGQFEHIFETTTAGVAIQSPQLDINTVAAGGGSMLAWKKRLFAVGPESASSHPGPACYRKRGPLTVTDANLFLGRLLPDYFPKIFGENENEALDSGTVQRMFENLTATIYSDTGNKMSPEEVAWGFLDVANESMCRPIRALTEGKGYDIANHHLSVFGGAGGQHACDVARKLGISTVIIHKYSSILSAYGMALADFVQEAQEPVNEVYGDESRTRLLSRLSLLRDKVRRHLNSQGISDGDISYQRYLNMRYQGTETAIMVLQPADGDFKQEFKRMHLREFAFLSPDERPIIVDDVRVRGVGSCGGLEKSDGKRLGQKLKYASFNVARPEFVERTTKIYFPGTGKISAPVFLLPKLEPLTLITGPAIIIDQTQTLVITPGAEAKVLSNHVVIHINDSSSQIIRSPVSMHRVQLSLFSHRFMSIAEQMGRALQKTAVSLNIKERLDFSCALFGPDGGLVANAPHVPVHLGSMSYAVKYQHELHEGKLAPGDVLVSNHPEAGGTHLPDITVITPVFEKTGKQIAFYVASRGHHTDIGGLGGTSMPPNSTELWQEGAAIRSFKLIHAGKFDESGITEILLRPGQYPGCTGSRHVSDNISDLKAQVAANHKGMILVQDLIKEYTLPVVQMYMKGIQSNAEWAVRDFLRAAIITKGTHLVAEDQMDNGSVIKLTVIICRDGSAVFDFTGTDCELLSNINAPPAITYSAIIYSLRVLIGTDIPLNQGCLTPIDVVLPKGTFLNPSAGPAVCAGNTQTSQRLVDVILKAFRAGAASHGCMNCIGFFGEGGKDAEGKKLNGYAYAFGETIGGGSGATSSRPGASGVHTHMTNTRITDPESLEKRYPVILREFAIRPNSGGKGVNRGGDGVVRDIECRVPLSFSVITERRTVAPYGMNGGEPGQCGANYWVRKMNGVEGRIGDG, from the exons ATGAATATAAGCCTGGGAAAGGTGAAAATTGCAATCG ACCGAGGAGGCACTTTTACTGACGTCTGGGCCGGCCTGCCTGGACGGTCGGACATTGTCTTCAAGCTCCTTTCGGTTGATCCCGCCAATTATGATGATGCACCCACAGAAG GTATACGTCGCGTACTATCTACATACTACGGCAAGGAGATACCTCGGagccatccactcccaaAGGCAGATCTAGAGTTCATTCGTATGGGAACAACAGTTGCAACAAATGCCTTGCTGGAGCGGAAAGGCACACGGCATGCATTTCTCGTTACCAAGGGATTCCGCGACTTGCTCAACATCGGATATCAGTCGCGACCTCGACTCTTCGACCTCGACATTGTCAAGCCGGCTGTTTTGTACGACGAGGTCCATGAAATTGATGCTAGAGTGACGATTGAAGGATTCGATGAAGACGTCGATGGGCTCTTCAATGCCACCGAAGAAATACCTGGTGTCCTGGTCCGCGGTACAAGCGGTGATATGGTGCGTATCTTGAAGCCAATAGACGAAGAACACGTCCGTCAGGTACTCAGGGAGCTCCGTGGTAAGGGCTTCGACACACTTGCCGTCTGCTTCACCCACTCCCATATATTTCCAGACCACGAGGTCAGAGTTCATCAGTTAGCCATAGAGGAGGGCTTTAACCATGTATCATTATCCTCTGCTGTGGCAGCCAACATGATCAAGATGGTACCACGAGGCAGTTCAGCATCAGCAGATGCATATGTCACCCCTGAAATAAGAAGGTATTTGGCCGGGTTCATGAAGGGTTTCGAGGGTGGAAATCTTGATGGTGTGAGGTGCGAGTTCATGCAGTCCGACGGAGGACTCGTTAGTCACCACCAATTTAGCGGGATAAGAGGCCTCTTGAGCGGTCCTGCAG GGGGCGTTGTTGGATACGCTCAGACCACTTACGACGAGATCTCGAAAATTCCGGTGGTGGGTTTCGACATGGGCGGGACGTCAACGGATGTGTCACGATACGGAGGGCAATTTGAGCATATCTTTGAGACTACCACTGCTGGCGTGGCGATACAGAGTCCTCAACTAGATATAAACACGGTCGCCGCGGGCGGCGGCTCGATGTTGGCCTGGAAAAAGCGTCTTTTCGCAGTTGGCCCGGAAAGTGCATCGTCACACCCTGGACCTGCATGCTATCGAAAACGCGGGCCTCTTACAGTGACTGATGCGAATCTTTTCCTCGGGAGGTTACTTCCGGATTATTTCCCGAAAATATTTGGCGAAAACGAAAATGAGGCTCTAGATTCGGGCACAGTACAGCGAATGTTTGAAAATTTGACGGCGACGATTTACTCGGACACGGGAAATAAAATGAGCCCGGAAGAGGTAGCCTGGGGGTTTCTTGACGTTGCTAACGAATCAATGTGCCGGCCAATCCGGGCTTTGACTGAAGGAAAGGGATATGACATCG CAAACCATCATTTGAGTGTTTTTGGGGGTGCTGGAGGGCAGCATGCTTGCGACGTCGCACGCAAACTCGGCATATCcaccgtcatcatccacaaaTATTCAAGCATCCTTTCCGCATACG GAATGGCGCTTGCGGACTTTGTgcaagaagctcaagaaccAGTTAATGAAGTTTATGGAGATGAATCCCGTACCAGGCTTCTCAGTCGGCTATCACTGCTGCGAGACAAGGTTCGCCGCCATCTAAACAGTCAGGGTATCTCAGATGGCGACATATCCTACCAGCGGTATCTTAACATGAGATATCAGGGAACGGAGACAGCGATCATGGTTCTGCAGCCAGCAGATGGCGATTTTAAGCAGGAATTTAAAAGAATGCATCTGCGGGAATTCGCCTTTTTGTCTCCTGACGAAAGGCCTATCATTGTGGATGACGTGCGCGTCCGAGGCGTTGGGTCTTGCGGCGGGCTTGAGAAATCAGATGGAAAGAGACTGGGGCAAAAGCTCAAGTACGCCTCTTTCAATGTTGCACGGCCGGAGTTTGTGGAGCGAACG ACCAAAATCTACTTTCCAGGAACTGGAAAGATTTCCGCTCCCGTCTTTCTACTGCCTAAGCTAGAGCCGCTAACTCTCATCACCGGACCAGCTATTATTATCGACCAGACACAGACCTTGGTGATCACGCCCGGAGCAGAAGCTAAAGTGTTGAGTAACCACGTGGTTATCCATATCAACGACTCGTCCAGCCAGATTATACGAAGTCCTGTCTCAATGCACAGAGTTCAGCTTTCGCTATTCTCACATCGCTTCATGAGTATTGCTGAGCAGATGGGTCGCGCTCTACAGAAGACGGCCGTGTCACTCAACATCAAGGAGCGGCTGGATTTCTCATGCGCGCTATTTGGCCCAGATG GAGGACTGGTCGCCAATGCACCTCATGTCCCAGTACATCTTGGTTCCATGAGCTACGCGGTCAAGTACCAGCACGAGCTCCACGAAGGAAAGCTTGCCCCGGGGGATGTACTGGTGTCCAATCATCCTGAGGCAGGTGGTACGCATCTGCCAGACATCACGGTGATAACTCCGGTTTTCGAGAAAACGGGGAAGCAGATCGCATTTTACGTGGCTTCCCGCGGCCACCACACTGATATTGGTGGCCTTGGGGGAACGTCCATGCCACCGAACTCCACAGAGCTGTGGCAGGAGGGTGCTGCGATCAGATCTTTTAAGCTCATTCATGCTGGAAAATTTGATGAATCCGGTATCACCGAAATCCTTCTTCGTCCGGGTCAATACCCGGGTTGCACGGGGAGCCGACATGTGTCGGACAACATCTCCGACCTCAAAGCGCAGGTTGCGGCAAACCACAAGGGCATGATCTTGGTGCAGGATCTTATCAAGGAATATACCCTACCAGTGGTGCAGATGTACATGAAAGGCATCCAATCGAATGCTGAATGGGCGGTGCGGGACTTTCTTCGCGCCGCTATTATTACGAAGGGCACCCACCTCGTTGCAGAAGACCAAATGGATAACGGTTCAGTGATCAAGCTCACGGTCATAATTTGCCGGGATGGGTCTGCTGTGTTTGATTTTACTGGGACTGATTGTGAGCTGCTCAGCAATATCAACGCGCCCCCAGCAATCACCTACTCTGCCATTATATACAGCCTACGTGTTCTCATCGGCACTGACATCCCCTTAAACCAGGGCTGCCTCACACCGATCGATGTCGTCCTACCAAAGGGCACATTCCTGAATCCATCCGCAGGCCCCGCTGTTTGCGCTGGGAATACTCAAACATCGCAGCGACTCGTGGATGTCATCCTCAAGGCATTTCGAGCCGGTGCCGCCTCTCACGGCTGCATGAATTGTATTGGCTTTTTTGGCGAGGGCGGCAAAGATGCCGAGGGTAAGAAGCTGAATGGGTACGCTTACGCGTTCGGAGAGACAATCGGCGGTGGCTCTGGAGCAACATCCTCCCGGCCGGGGGCATCCGGTGTACATACGCATATGACCAACACGAGGATCACCGATCCGGAGAGCCTGGAAAAGCGCTACCCGGTCATCTTGCGAGAGTTTGCCATCCGCCCAAACTCGGGAGGAAAGGGCGTGAACAGAGGCGGAGACGGTGTGGTGCGAGACATTGAGTGCCGTGTTCCGCTAAGCTTCAGTGTCATCACTGAGCGCCGCACTGTTGCGCCTTATGGAATGAACGGAGGTGAACCGGGACAGTGTGGAGCAAATTACTGGGTTAGGAAGATGAATGGGGTAGAAGGGAGGATTGGCGATGGATAA
- a CDS encoding uncharacterized protein (COG:G;~EggNog:ENOG410PIY9;~InterPro:IPR011701,IPR036259;~PFAM:PF07690;~TransMembrane:12 (i56-83o95-117i124-143o155-174i186-204o216-237i286-310o322-343i350-370o376-399i411-431o443-463i);~go_function: GO:0022857 - transmembrane transporter activity [Evidence IEA];~go_process: GO:0055085 - transmembrane transport [Evidence IEA]) produces the protein MAMGQTNTPVEMSALSSGKMEMEKQVDGAAAYLAHSTIHPPMTLEMERKLLRKIDCILVPMLLLTATLGAVDKVALSTAAIYGLEKDLHLVGQQYSWAGSILSIGAIIGMCPSSFLVQRLPSAKYLSSCSLGWSCLALLIPASKNWNGLMALRFFMGYLEAIIVPTISLIVAGFYKKTEQPPRNAIVFAAFSSVINGFLSWAVGHIPDSAPLAIWQYLYLIVGSLSAVWSITAFVFLPESPMTAFFFTDQERFYATQRLAENQTGIINKEWKREQALEAVLDVKTWILFSFNIAINIPNGGLTTFSGILINNLGFTAVRASLLNMPTGVMSTVSAFFFSWLAARWKNRRCLVTMMACCLPIVGSALVYSLPRTNVAGQIVGIYLLYTYFGPYVVGISMAQANTAGHTKKTVQYSILYIGYALGNLIGPQTFRASQAPVYTGGFIAMLICYCICVGLMGLYWMLVSKYNQRLAHIDPNSQITNEDLTEAFADRTDFQQANFKYTT, from the exons ATGGCCATGGGACAGACGAACACGCCAGTAGAGATGTCGGCATTATCATCaggaaagatggagatggaaaagCAAGTGGATGGAGCTGCTGCCTATCTTGCTCATAGCACAATTCATCCTCCCATGACGTTGGAAATGGAAAGAAAATTGTTGCGCAAAATCGACTGCATCCTGGTTCCCATG CTTCTGCTCACCGCTACTCTCGGAGCAGTGGATAAGGTTGCTCTCAGCACCGCAGCAATCTACGGACTGGAAAAGG ATCTTCACCTCGTCGGTCAACAATACTCATGGGCGGGGTCGATTCTATCTATAGGT GCTATCATCGGGAtgtgcccttcttccttcctcgtaCAGCGACTGCCATCCGCAAAGTATCTCTCTTCGTGCTCCCTTGGCTGGTCGTGCTTAGCTCTGTTAATACCCGCATCGAAAAACTGGAATGGACTGATGGCACTGAGGTTTTTCATGG GCTACCTTGAAGCAATTATTGTCCCTACAATCAGCCTCATAGTCGCCGGATTCTATAAAAAGACGGAACAACCTCCGCGAAATGCAATCGTGTTCGCGGCTTTCAGCTCCGTGATCAACGGCTTTTTATCTTGGGCCGTAGGGCATATTCCCGATTCTGCACCTCTTGCTATCTGGCAATATTTGTACCTGATTGTCG GCTCTCTTTCCGCAGTGTGGTCCATAACAGCGTTCGTGTTCCTACCGGAATCCCCAATgactgccttcttcttcaccgaTCAGGAACGATTCTATGCAACCCAGCGTCTAGCGGAAAATCAAACCGGAATCATAAATAAAGAATGGAAAAGAGAACAGGCTCTTGAAGCGGTTTTGGATGTAAAAACGTGGATTCTGTTTTCCTTCAACATTGCCATCAACATTCCTAATGGAG GCCTGACTACATTTAGTGGTATCCTTATCAACAACCTTGGCTTCACTGCGGTTAGAGCCTCCCTTCTGAACATGCCGACCGGAGTAATGTCCACTGTATCtgcattttttttctcctggCTAGCTGCACGCTGGAAAAATCGAAGGTGCCTCGTTACTATGATGGCATGCTGTTTGCCCATTGTCGGCTCGGCCTTGGTGTACTCTCTCCCACGAACAAATGTTGCAGGGCAAATAGTCGGAATTTACCTC CTTTACACTTATTTTGGGCCGTACGTAGTCG GAATCTCCATGGCGCAAGCTAATACAGCTGGACACACAAAAAAGACTGTGCAGTACTCTATTCTATACATTGGATATGCACTTG GAAATCTCATCGGACCCCAAACCTTCCGTGCTAGTCAAGCGCCTGTCTACACAGGCGGATTCATCGCCATGTTAATATGCTACTGTATATGCGTCGGGCTGATGGGGCTTTATTGGATGTTGGTCTCCAAATACAACCAGCGACTTGCCCACATTGACCCGAATTCACAAATTACAAATGAAGATTTAACAGAAGCTTTTGCCGATCGAACAGACTTCCAACAAGCgaattttaaatatactacATGA